In the genome of Triticum urartu cultivar G1812 chromosome 5, Tu2.1, whole genome shotgun sequence, one region contains:
- the LOC125507301 gene encoding uncharacterized protein LOC125507301, translating into MEFKHLCLVRFKEGVVVDDIIEELTKLAGELDTVKFFRWGKDVLNQEALTHGFTHVFSISFASADDLVACMGHEKHSAFACHAGHTDNNEAVFGSSSSSSRRPLEVQNSNGDVQLRRVAQHDHGSQYPLCELVFTFQKSMLFPRANVHPQGLNSVVPEKPHG; encoded by the exons ATGGAGTTCAAGCACCTGTGCCTGGTAAGGTTCAAGGAGGGCGTGGTGGTGGACGACATCATTGAGGAGCTCACCAAGCTTGCCGGGGAGCTCGACACCGTCAAATTCTTCAGGTG GGGAAAAGATGTGTTGAACCAGGAGGCGCTCACGCATGGCTTCACCCACGTCTTCTCCATTAGCTTCGCCAGCGCCGACGACCTGGTGGCGTGCATGGGCCACGAGAAGCACTCTGCTTTCGCCTGCCACGCTGGCCACACCGACAACAACGAGGCAGTTTTTGGTTCCTCATCAAGCAGCAGCCGCCGCCCCCTAGAAGTTCAGAATTCTAATGGCGACGTCCAACTTCGGCGAGTAGCACAGCACGACCACGGCTCCCAGTATCCTCTCTGTGAACTTGTTTTTACCT TTCAGAAGTCCATGTTATTCCCCCGAGCGAACGTGCACCCTCAAGGCCTCAACTCTGTAGTGCCTGAGAAGCCACATGGGTAA